A window of the Mucilaginibacter sp. cycad4 genome harbors these coding sequences:
- a CDS encoding DUF3857 domain-containing protein, producing the protein MNRFILILLIFIGLSHLAIAQDFETGITDPEIEMAKYDKEPQANAVFLNEFGNTRIDEYMDHIRLIHTYHAKIKIFTKEGLTHGTIEIPIHNGDNSYEEVNNVTGFTYYKDDNGIIQKAELDPKKVFTVKDYKYGSTVKFALPALRPGCVIEFKYELISPYWDHFRGWTFQDDIPKVNSQYEVHIPGFWTFNASLRGALKLTKSNSEVERECFSSGGSKADCSHITYNMKDIPAFVDEDYMTARKNFLSAIYFELVEVTNPYTGVKTVVTKEWSDVDHQLKIADEFGVQLKRTSLLKERIAPVIAGKTDDLDKAEALYTWIKSQIKWNDYIGIYSTDGVKKALDTHAGSIADINLTLITALSAAGLNAEAVVLSTRDHGMVNTLYPVLNDFNYVIARLTIGDKTYLLDATDPLLSFGLLPLKCINDKGRVISLNKPSYWIELSTQQKAATTRMFDLTLLDNGKLKGTITNYYKGYDAYEKRKAIKKFNTVDEYVEDFDEKQPKLKVLKSDIVNLDSLENPLRETFEVEIEAFDNTNHDKLAFNPYFWEKRTTNPFKLAERDYPVDWAFASDKRLVLVMHLPVQYMVETPPQTVAFSLPNKGGMFATTFESQDNNTFTFSNITQFNKSVYDSAEYPYLKELFNKIILTEKGDMIFKKK; encoded by the coding sequence ATGAACAGATTTATTCTTATTCTTTTGATTTTTATCGGCTTATCACATTTAGCCATAGCCCAGGATTTTGAGACCGGGATCACCGACCCGGAGATTGAAATGGCCAAATATGATAAAGAACCGCAAGCTAATGCTGTTTTTTTAAACGAGTTTGGCAATACCCGCATAGATGAATACATGGACCACATCAGGCTCATCCATACGTATCATGCCAAAATTAAAATATTTACCAAAGAAGGGCTTACCCACGGCACCATTGAAATCCCGATACATAATGGTGATAATTCCTATGAGGAGGTTAACAATGTTACCGGTTTCACCTATTATAAAGATGATAACGGTATTATCCAAAAGGCCGAGCTGGATCCTAAAAAAGTATTTACCGTTAAAGACTATAAATATGGCAGCACAGTAAAGTTTGCCCTGCCTGCATTGCGGCCGGGTTGTGTTATTGAATTTAAATATGAACTCATTTCGCCTTATTGGGACCATTTCAGAGGGTGGACATTCCAGGATGATATCCCTAAGGTAAACTCACAATATGAAGTGCATATCCCCGGGTTCTGGACATTTAATGCCTCATTGCGCGGAGCGTTGAAATTAACTAAAAGCAATTCGGAAGTTGAGCGTGAATGCTTCTCATCGGGAGGTTCAAAAGCCGATTGCTCGCATATCACTTACAACATGAAGGATATTCCGGCATTTGTTGATGAGGATTATATGACCGCCCGTAAAAACTTTTTATCAGCCATTTACTTTGAGCTGGTTGAGGTTACCAATCCTTATACCGGAGTTAAAACCGTTGTAACCAAAGAATGGAGCGATGTTGACCACCAGCTAAAAATAGCTGATGAATTTGGCGTACAGCTAAAACGCACCAGCCTGCTCAAAGAGCGGATAGCCCCGGTCATTGCGGGTAAAACAGATGATCTTGATAAAGCAGAAGCCCTGTATACCTGGATAAAAAGCCAGATAAAATGGAATGACTACATTGGCATTTACAGCACCGACGGTGTTAAAAAAGCGCTGGATACCCATGCCGGCAGCATTGCCGATATCAACCTTACACTTATTACAGCGCTTAGCGCAGCCGGTCTTAATGCCGAAGCAGTAGTACTTTCAACCCGTGACCATGGCATGGTGAACACCCTTTATCCTGTACTTAACGACTTTAATTATGTAATAGCCCGTTTAACTATTGGCGATAAAACCTACCTGCTTGACGCAACCGACCCATTGCTTTCATTTGGTTTACTACCTCTTAAATGCATCAATGATAAAGGCAGGGTGATCAGCCTTAATAAACCATCGTACTGGATAGAATTAAGCACGCAGCAAAAAGCGGCCACTACACGGATGTTTGATCTTACGCTACTCGATAATGGTAAATTAAAAGGCACTATAACCAATTACTACAAAGGTTACGATGCCTACGAAAAACGTAAAGCCATTAAAAAGTTCAATACTGTTGATGAATATGTTGAAGATTTTGATGAGAAGCAACCGAAATTAAAAGTACTTAAATCAGATATTGTAAATCTCGATAGCCTTGAAAACCCGCTAAGGGAAACTTTTGAGGTAGAGATAGAAGCTTTTGACAATACCAACCACGATAAACTTGCATTTAACCCTTACTTTTGGGAAAAACGTACTACCAATCCATTCAAACTGGCCGAACGTGATTACCCTGTCGACTGGGCTTTTGCTTCAGACAAGAGGTTGGTTTTGGTAATGCATCTACCCGTGCAATACATGGTTGAAACTCCGCCACAGACAGTGGCCTTTTCGTTGCCAAACAAGGGCGGCATGTTTGCTACCACATTTGAAAGCCAGGATAATAACACCTTCACTTTTTCAAACATTACCCAATTCAACAAATCGGTTTATGATTCGGCCGAGTATCCTTATCTTAAGGAGTTATTTAATAAGATCATCCTTACCGAAAAGGGAGATATGATCTTCAAGAAAAAATAA
- a CDS encoding exonuclease domain-containing protein: protein MKLKLKRPLAFFDLETTGTNIGADRIVEISVIKLNPDGSEEVKTWRVHPGIPIPLESSLVHGIYDEHILNEKQFKELGQDIADFIADSDLAGYNSNKFDIPMLMEEFLRAGVSFSLDARHFVDVQNIFHQMEQRTLKAAYQFYCNKVIENAHSAEADTRATMEVLLAQIERYENVEWEDKKGNKIVPVVGDVEALHVFTNLSKPVDFAGRMVYNDQGEELINFGKHKGKRVEDVLNAEPSYYSWMMQGDFPLYTKRKLEEIYTRWNAKKTAERQANKAAQPKPADQQPPAPKPEYQKKEYTKPDHTKNQQYQNKPFKKKDEPAQPVNDDMLAQLALKFKKG, encoded by the coding sequence ATGAAATTAAAATTAAAACGCCCGCTGGCCTTCTTTGATCTTGAAACAACTGGTACCAATATCGGTGCCGACCGTATAGTTGAAATATCTGTTATCAAGCTTAACCCTGATGGCAGCGAGGAAGTGAAAACATGGCGTGTTCACCCGGGCATTCCTATTCCCCTCGAGTCATCACTGGTGCACGGCATTTATGACGAACATATACTGAACGAGAAGCAATTTAAAGAACTTGGCCAGGATATTGCCGATTTTATTGCCGATAGTGATTTGGCCGGATATAACTCAAATAAGTTTGACATCCCAATGCTCATGGAAGAGTTTTTACGCGCCGGGGTGTCATTTAGTTTAGATGCGCGTCATTTTGTTGATGTGCAAAATATATTCCACCAAATGGAACAGCGTACTTTAAAGGCTGCTTACCAGTTTTACTGTAATAAAGTAATTGAAAATGCACATTCGGCCGAGGCTGATACCCGCGCCACCATGGAAGTTTTACTGGCGCAGATTGAGCGTTATGAAAACGTGGAGTGGGAAGATAAAAAAGGTAACAAGATAGTTCCTGTTGTTGGTGATGTTGAAGCGTTGCATGTGTTTACCAATTTGAGCAAGCCGGTTGATTTTGCAGGCCGTATGGTTTACAATGACCAGGGTGAGGAGCTGATAAACTTTGGCAAGCATAAAGGTAAACGTGTGGAGGATGTATTGAACGCCGAGCCAAGCTATTATTCATGGATGATGCAGGGCGATTTTCCGCTGTATACCAAACGTAAGCTTGAAGAGATCTACACCCGCTGGAACGCCAAAAAAACAGCCGAACGCCAGGCCAATAAAGCAGCCCAGCCAAAGCCGGCGGATCAACAGCCCCCTGCTCCTAAACCTGAGTATCAAAAAAAGGAATATACGAAGCCCGATCATACTAAAAATCAACAGTATCAAAACAAACCTTTTAAAAAGAAAGATGAACCGGCCCAGCCGGTTAATGATGATATGCTGGCCCAGTTAGCTTTGAAGTTTAAAAAGGGTTGA
- the queG gene encoding tRNA epoxyqueuosine(34) reductase QueG, whose amino-acid sequence MQQNKATYSQLIKNEAQKLGFLFCGIAKADFLEDEAPRLESWLNKNMHGEMAYMENHFDKRLDPRLLVDGAKSVISLGINYYTDRHQDDPLAPKISKYAYGIDYHTVIKDKLKQLLQIINDTIGEVGGRAFVDSAPVLDKAWARKAGMGWIGKNSNLLNKKAGSFFFLAELIIDLELEYDIAPTADHCGTCTNCIDACPTDAIVGPYVVDGSRCISYLTIELKNEIPQGFKGKMDNWMFGCDVCQDVCPWNRFSVLNTESAFTPHPDLLHLKTADWQDITQDVFQKVFKNSAVKRTKFSGLKRNIDFLKG is encoded by the coding sequence ATGCAGCAAAACAAAGCCACATACAGTCAACTCATTAAAAACGAGGCGCAAAAGCTTGGCTTTTTGTTTTGTGGTATAGCCAAGGCAGATTTTTTGGAAGACGAAGCCCCCCGCCTTGAATCCTGGCTCAATAAAAACATGCATGGTGAAATGGCGTACATGGAAAATCATTTCGATAAGCGTCTTGATCCGCGCTTACTGGTTGATGGCGCTAAATCGGTTATATCGTTGGGCATTAATTATTATACCGATCGGCACCAGGACGATCCCTTGGCCCCCAAAATATCCAAATATGCTTATGGCATTGATTATCACACAGTAATTAAAGATAAGCTCAAACAATTGCTGCAAATCATCAATGACACAATAGGCGAAGTAGGTGGCCGTGCCTTTGTTGATTCGGCCCCGGTGCTGGATAAAGCATGGGCACGTAAAGCAGGCATGGGCTGGATTGGCAAAAACAGTAACCTGCTTAATAAAAAAGCCGGCTCGTTCTTTTTCCTGGCCGAACTGATCATCGACCTTGAATTGGAATATGATATAGCCCCCACGGCCGATCATTGCGGCACCTGCACCAACTGTATCGATGCCTGCCCTACCGATGCTATCGTAGGCCCTTACGTGGTTGATGGCAGCCGCTGCATCTCCTATTTAACTATCGAGCTTAAAAACGAAATCCCGCAGGGATTTAAAGGCAAAATGGATAACTGGATGTTTGGCTGCGACGTTTGCCAGGACGTTTGTCCATGGAACCGCTTTTCGGTGCTTAATACCGAATCGGCCTTTACTCCCCACCCCGATCTGCTGCACCTGAAAACCGCCGACTGGCAGGATATTACGCAGGATGTTTTCCAAAAAGTATTTAAAAACTCGGCTGTTAAGCGCACCAAATTCAGCGGGTTGAAACGGAATATTGATTTTTTGAAAGGTTAA
- a CDS encoding STAS/SEC14 domain-containing protein yields the protein MLEHIRYLPAHVLGMHAAGHVTIGDYEKALRPLLEQQVKQTGRINFLLILETKIKNFTAGAWCGNIRLGLKYFTRWNKVAVVTDQDGVREFSHLFKYILPGKFAGYKLEELDEAVKWVTGIK from the coding sequence ATGCTTGAGCATATAAGATACTTGCCGGCGCATGTATTAGGAATGCATGCGGCTGGCCACGTTACTATTGGAGATTATGAAAAGGCTTTACGGCCATTGCTTGAGCAACAGGTGAAACAAACCGGGCGGATAAACTTTTTATTAATACTGGAAACTAAAATTAAAAATTTTACTGCAGGTGCCTGGTGCGGTAACATCAGGCTGGGCCTTAAATATTTTACCCGGTGGAACAAAGTGGCCGTAGTGACCGACCAGGATGGGGTACGTGAGTTTAGCCACCTGTTTAAATATATTTTACCGGGCAAATTTGCTGGCTACAAGCTGGAGGAATTGGACGAAGCCGTAAAATGGGTAACGGGAATTAAATAA
- a CDS encoding polysaccharide deacetylase family protein, translating into MIKQTLAMLALCAFGAVSCQSKPSDKSTSTAPAVTTPAAANAAAPQGDAAAILARKQVPILCYHQIRDWKPTDSKNAKDYIVQVAAFKEHIKMLADSGYHTILPDQLYAYLTKGAPLPKKPIMLTFDDTDLDQFTIANPTLKKYGFKAVYFVMTVSLGRPHYMTKEQVKQLSAEGNVIASHTWDHHRVDRYSHTSTLKIIGKNGKITNRPVDDWVTQIEKPTKTLEEITGKKMDYFAYPFGIWNKAALPELRKRGFKMAFQLADKRDQTDPLMTVRRILDSGYWSAKTLSNSIRNSF; encoded by the coding sequence ATGATAAAACAAACGTTAGCCATGCTGGCCCTTTGTGCTTTCGGCGCTGTTTCATGCCAGTCAAAGCCATCAGATAAATCAACTTCTACAGCACCTGCTGTAACTACACCGGCAGCCGCTAATGCCGCAGCTCCGCAGGGCGATGCTGCCGCCATTTTAGCCCGCAAACAGGTACCTATCCTTTGCTATCACCAGATCCGCGACTGGAAACCTACCGATTCAAAAAATGCGAAGGATTATATAGTACAGGTTGCTGCTTTTAAAGAACACATTAAAATGCTGGCCGATAGCGGTTATCACACCATACTGCCCGATCAGCTTTATGCATACCTTACCAAAGGTGCACCACTGCCTAAAAAGCCGATCATGCTTACGTTTGATGACACCGATCTTGACCAGTTCACCATTGCCAACCCTACCCTTAAAAAGTACGGTTTTAAAGCGGTTTATTTTGTAATGACGGTATCATTAGGCCGCCCGCATTACATGACCAAAGAGCAGGTAAAACAACTATCTGCCGAAGGTAACGTTATCGCCAGTCACACCTGGGACCACCACCGTGTTGACCGTTACTCACATACGTCTACCCTCAAGATCATCGGTAAAAATGGCAAAATAACCAATCGCCCGGTTGACGACTGGGTTACCCAAATTGAAAAACCAACAAAGACACTGGAAGAGATCACCGGTAAAAAAATGGATTACTTTGCTTATCCGTTTGGCATCTGGAACAAAGCTGCCTTGCCCGAGCTAAGAAAACGCGGGTTCAAAATGGCTTTCCAGTTAGCTGATAAACGCGATCAAACGGATCCGCTGATGACCGTACGCCGTATTTTAGATAGCGGTTACTGGAGTGCCAAAACTTTAAGCAACAGTATCAGGAATAGTTTTTAG
- a CDS encoding Gfo/Idh/MocA family oxidoreductase produces MKTKLKLLLTTTTLFLSSITITSAQTTPPPPVTAPAPATSITLPADSVNKAKKDTVPVVHKPAPTLKVGIMGLNHDHIHLILSEYRKGNVNIVGIAEPDKKLWEKFGKAYNLPDSLFFDDLKKMCTTRKPAIVLGYNAVGKHVDIVETCAPLGISVMVEKPLAATLEQAKRMEFLALKYYVKVLTNYETTWYPSFQDAYNTVKLDSVGMIRKMVVHDGHQGPREIGCSEDFLSWLTDPVLNGAGALNDFGCYGADLMTWLMKGQRPIAVTAIARHYKPNVYPKVEDDATVLVEYANATGQIEASWNWPFSIKDMEIFGAKGYIHAFDKDSVEIKVNNHVRGYKAAPLVSPADAPVAYFTAALQNPLKHPDDRSSLKYNMIVMQILDAAKRSIKEGRRIVL; encoded by the coding sequence ATGAAAACCAAATTAAAACTACTGCTCACTACAACTACGCTCTTTTTAAGCAGCATAACCATTACATCGGCACAAACAACACCGCCGCCACCGGTTACCGCACCTGCCCCAGCTACTTCAATTACGTTGCCTGCAGATTCAGTTAACAAGGCAAAAAAAGACACCGTACCCGTAGTACACAAACCCGCCCCTACACTAAAAGTGGGTATTATGGGCTTAAACCATGACCATATCCACCTGATATTAAGTGAATACCGCAAAGGCAATGTAAATATCGTAGGCATTGCCGAACCAGATAAAAAACTTTGGGAAAAATTTGGCAAAGCATATAACCTGCCCGATTCCCTGTTTTTTGACGACCTGAAGAAAATGTGCACTACCCGCAAGCCTGCTATTGTATTAGGCTATAACGCAGTTGGCAAACACGTGGATATTGTAGAAACCTGCGCTCCCTTAGGTATCTCTGTTATGGTTGAAAAGCCATTAGCCGCCACCCTTGAACAGGCTAAACGCATGGAGTTTCTGGCACTTAAATATTACGTTAAAGTGTTAACCAATTATGAAACTACCTGGTACCCTTCGTTCCAGGATGCTTACAATACCGTTAAGCTGGATAGCGTAGGCATGATCCGCAAAATGGTAGTACATGACGGTCACCAGGGCCCGCGTGAGATTGGCTGCAGCGAAGACTTTCTGAGCTGGCTAACAGATCCTGTATTAAACGGTGCAGGCGCCCTGAATGATTTTGGCTGCTATGGCGCCGACCTGATGACCTGGCTGATGAAAGGCCAGCGCCCAATAGCAGTAACCGCCATTGCAAGGCATTATAAACCCAACGTATATCCAAAGGTTGAAGATGACGCCACAGTACTGGTTGAATACGCCAACGCCACCGGGCAAATTGAAGCTTCCTGGAACTGGCCTTTCAGTATTAAGGATATGGAGATTTTCGGTGCTAAAGGTTATATCCATGCCTTTGACAAGGATAGCGTTGAAATAAAAGTTAACAACCACGTAAGGGGTTATAAAGCAGCGCCCCTGGTATCACCTGCCGATGCGCCGGTAGCCTATTTTACCGCTGCATTGCAAAACCCGCTCAAACACCCGGATGACCGCTCCTCATTAAAATACAATATGATAGTGATGCAGATCCTGGATGCTGCTAAACGTTCGATAAAAGAAGGCAGACGCATAGTGCTGTAA
- the ruvB gene encoding Holliday junction branch migration DNA helicase RuvB, which produces MNEHLDPERERLSPAERDIEKVLRPQQFEDFTGQHKILANLRIFVQAARQRGEALDHVLLHGPPGLGKTTLSHIIANEMGVGIKITSGPVLDKPGDLAGLLTNLETGDILFIDEIHRLSPLVEEYLYSAMEDFKIDIMLESGPNARSVQISLNPFTLVGATTRSGLLTAPLRARFGINSRLEYYDAKLLTTIVLRSASILKTPITDEGAYEIARRSRGTPRIANALLRRTRDFAQIKGNGKIDTEIAQYALNALNVDSHGLDEMDNKILTTIIDKFKGGPVGLKTVATAVGEDEGTIEEVYEPFLIQEGFLMRTARGREATEAAYKHLGKIKLGGNPSLF; this is translated from the coding sequence ATGAATGAGCATCTCGATCCTGAACGCGAACGCCTCAGTCCCGCCGAACGTGATATTGAAAAAGTATTACGCCCGCAGCAGTTTGAGGACTTTACCGGTCAGCATAAAATATTAGCCAATTTAAGGATCTTTGTACAAGCTGCCCGCCAGCGCGGTGAAGCGCTTGACCATGTGCTGCTGCATGGCCCTCCGGGTTTGGGTAAAACCACCCTATCGCACATTATTGCCAATGAAATGGGCGTAGGTATAAAAATCACCTCGGGCCCTGTTTTAGATAAGCCCGGCGATCTGGCGGGTTTGCTTACCAATCTTGAAACCGGGGATATCCTTTTTATAGATGAAATTCACCGTTTAAGTCCGCTGGTTGAAGAATACCTGTACTCGGCGATGGAGGATTTCAAGATAGATATTATGTTGGAGAGCGGCCCCAATGCCCGTTCGGTACAAATTTCGCTTAATCCCTTCACACTGGTTGGTGCTACCACCCGTTCGGGCTTGCTTACCGCGCCTTTAAGGGCCAGGTTTGGCATCAACTCGCGCCTGGAATATTATGATGCCAAACTGCTTACCACCATAGTACTGCGTTCGGCATCGATATTAAAAACCCCCATTACCGATGAAGGCGCTTACGAAATTGCCCGCCGCAGCCGCGGTACCCCGCGTATTGCCAATGCATTACTTCGCCGCACGCGCGATTTTGCCCAGATCAAGGGCAATGGCAAAATTGATACAGAGATTGCCCAGTATGCACTTAATGCCTTAAATGTAGATAGTCACGGCCTGGATGAAATGGACAACAAGATCCTGACTACCATTATTGATAAGTTTAAAGGCGGCCCTGTAGGTTTAAAAACTGTTGCAACGGCCGTTGGAGAAGACGAGGGCACAATTGAAGAGGTTTACGAACCGTTTTTAATACAGGAAGGCTTTTTAATGCGTACGGCCCGCGGACGTGAAGCTACTGAAGCTGCCTACAAACATTTAGGAAAGATAAAGCTGGGAGGAAATCCATCGTTATTTTGA
- a CDS encoding polyprenol monophosphomannose synthase → MPDSIVIIPTYNEKENIERMIRKVFSLPHDFHILIIDDGSPDGTPQIVKSLQAEYEGSLFIEERAGKQGLGTAYIHGFKWCIARHYDYIFEMDADFSHNPDDLLKLRQACIDGADAAVGSRYVTGVNVVNWPMSRVLMSYFASVYVRFITGMKVQDATAGFMCYKRRVLETVRLDKIKFVGYAFQIEMKYTTLKHGFKLVEIPIIFTDRTAGTSKMSTRIFREAFLGVIQMKINSIFRKYPEG, encoded by the coding sequence GTGCCAGACAGCATCGTAATCATACCCACCTATAACGAGAAGGAAAATATCGAGCGGATGATCCGCAAAGTATTCTCCTTGCCTCATGATTTTCATATCCTGATCATTGACGACGGTTCGCCCGATGGTACACCGCAGATAGTAAAAAGTTTGCAGGCCGAATATGAGGGCAGCCTTTTTATAGAAGAGCGTGCCGGTAAACAGGGATTAGGCACCGCCTATATACATGGTTTTAAATGGTGTATAGCCCGCCATTACGACTATATTTTTGAGATGGATGCCGATTTTTCGCATAATCCGGATGATCTGTTGAAATTGCGGCAAGCCTGTATTGATGGCGCCGACGCCGCCGTAGGCTCACGTTACGTCACCGGCGTAAATGTGGTAAACTGGCCTATGAGCAGGGTGCTGATGAGTTATTTTGCCTCAGTTTATGTGCGTTTTATAACCGGGATGAAGGTGCAGGATGCCACGGCCGGCTTTATGTGCTATAAACGTAGGGTATTAGAAACAGTAAGGCTGGATAAGATCAAGTTTGTTGGCTACGCCTTCCAGATTGAGATGAAGTACACCACTCTTAAACATGGTTTTAAGCTGGTTGAAATCCCCATCATATTTACCGACCGTACAGCCGGTACCTCCAAAATGTCTACCCGCATTTTCCGCGAAGCATTTTTAGGCGTAATCCAGATGAAGATCAACAGTATCTTCAGGAAATATCCGGAAGGATGA
- a CDS encoding POT family MFS transporter: MQEKTAPLKSRFPKSVPYIIGNEAAERFSFYGMRSILTLFLVKQFFNPTGDHALAQQADAHANKLNHLFVMVAYALPFVGGMVADWFTGKYKLILYISVVYCFGHLLLAMFDTSLSGFEIGMLVVAIGAGGIKSCVSANVGDQFDASNQDLLSKVYGWFYFSINAGSMLSTIAIPVIYKYYGPKWAFGVPGILMGLATVIFFMGRKKYVKVPPQGVNRNNLVFITWYALTHLSKKKPGQSLLDIAKEEYDPERVEGVKAVYRVISVFFFALAFWAVWDQCLSEWTLYAEKMDRNINLGFTSFKIEPGSMSTFNTIFLLLFIPLFNYVIYPGLDKIGLKTTPLRRLGAGLILTALSFVVIGFTHVSIDHGGSPSMWWQVLAFLILSAAEVLVSITGLEYAYTHSPKSMKSTMSGIWFLVVSFGNLITALVNGLIEDGGWWAENLKGANYEWFFVAFIAVFIIIFLIVSPRLKERNYITDPYVENQVIADTNNL, encoded by the coding sequence ATGCAAGAAAAAACTGCTCCACTAAAATCACGATTCCCCAAGAGCGTCCCTTACATTATTGGCAATGAAGCCGCTGAACGTTTTAGCTTTTATGGCATGCGTTCCATACTTACCCTTTTTTTGGTAAAACAATTCTTCAACCCTACAGGTGATCACGCGTTAGCTCAACAGGCTGATGCCCACGCCAATAAACTAAACCATTTATTTGTTATGGTGGCCTACGCTTTGCCATTTGTAGGCGGCATGGTGGCCGACTGGTTTACCGGTAAATATAAACTCATCCTTTATATTTCCGTGGTATATTGCTTTGGCCATCTGTTGCTGGCAATGTTTGATACAAGCCTTAGTGGTTTTGAGATAGGTATGCTTGTTGTCGCTATCGGTGCCGGCGGTATCAAATCATGTGTTTCGGCCAACGTAGGCGACCAGTTTGATGCCAGCAATCAGGATTTGCTCTCAAAAGTTTACGGCTGGTTTTACTTTAGCATCAACGCAGGCTCTATGTTATCGACAATTGCTATCCCTGTTATTTACAAATATTACGGCCCTAAATGGGCTTTTGGTGTTCCCGGAATATTAATGGGTTTGGCAACTGTGATATTTTTTATGGGCCGCAAAAAGTATGTGAAGGTGCCTCCGCAAGGCGTAAACCGAAATAACCTGGTGTTTATTACCTGGTATGCACTTACCCACCTAAGTAAAAAGAAACCCGGCCAATCATTACTTGATATTGCTAAAGAAGAATATGATCCGGAACGCGTTGAAGGAGTTAAAGCGGTATACCGTGTAATTTCTGTATTCTTTTTTGCGCTGGCGTTTTGGGCTGTTTGGGACCAGTGCCTTTCAGAATGGACGCTTTATGCTGAAAAAATGGATCGAAACATCAACCTCGGTTTTACGTCGTTCAAGATTGAACCGGGTTCAATGTCTACATTTAATACCATTTTCCTTTTACTATTCATACCACTTTTTAACTATGTAATTTATCCCGGTTTAGATAAGATCGGACTGAAAACAACACCTTTACGCAGGCTTGGCGCCGGCTTGATCCTGACAGCTTTATCCTTTGTAGTTATCGGTTTTACACATGTTAGCATTGATCATGGGGGCTCACCATCAATGTGGTGGCAAGTATTGGCCTTTTTAATATTATCGGCTGCCGAAGTATTGGTATCCATAACCGGTTTGGAATATGCTTATACCCATTCTCCAAAATCAATGAAAAGTACCATGTCAGGAATCTGGTTCCTGGTTGTTTCGTTTGGAAACCTGATCACCGCCCTTGTTAATGGGCTTATTGAAGACGGCGGCTGGTGGGCTGAAAATCTTAAGGGCGCTAATTACGAGTGGTTTTTTGTGGCTTTTATTGCTGTGTTCATCATCATATTCCTGATTGTTTCGCCACGCCTTAAAGAAAGAAACTACATTACAGACCCTTACGTGGAAAACCAGGTTATTGCCGACACCAATAACCTTTAA